A genomic window from Oceanobacillus timonensis includes:
- a CDS encoding IS1182 family transposase encodes MTNKQIIQFNYTQTSANYQLYLPMDVEEMIPLDDSVRLHCLLCERMDYRELLQAYSPKGRKPAVDPVILFKVITYAASQKIYSSRGIEKACRRDINFRWLLQGYAAPDHATISRFKQKYLTDTVMEQLFFQQVVWLYEQKAITGETLYIDGTKIEAYANRYSFVWKKAITKHEAKMYAKWQALLEQINTTYCQLFTSPYETFLEDLKKVLVFLEKIQEEENITFVYGKGKRKNVLQRYHEQVKEMLQRKEQYDASNEIMGEKRNSYSKTDHDATFMRMKDDHMRNGQLKPAYNVQAAVDAEFIVGINAFSDRNDTTTLIPMLQYLKEHLPFTYRHIVADSGYESEENYVYLKKQEQMAYIKPQNHERKKKASFKKDIKYRENMTYDKGTDTYTCANDQQLHAIRNYTRTSQTGYQSQVTVYESEDCTGCPFKEKCTKAKGNRQLHVAKEFLAYRETAQENILTETGTLYRMNRSIQVEGTFGVLKEDYQLKKFRTRGTGNVRNELLILAFGYNLNKTHTKIQANRLNLYYHPLKTA; translated from the coding sequence ATGACTAATAAACAAATAATACAATTCAATTATACGCAAACTTCCGCTAACTATCAATTATATTTACCGATGGACGTGGAAGAAATGATTCCTTTAGATGATTCGGTCCGGCTCCACTGCCTCTTATGTGAAAGGATGGATTATAGAGAACTATTACAGGCATACTCTCCAAAAGGGAGAAAACCGGCAGTCGATCCAGTCATTCTATTTAAAGTCATTACCTACGCAGCTTCCCAAAAAATCTATTCTTCCCGAGGGATAGAAAAAGCTTGCCGCCGGGATATCAATTTTCGCTGGCTTCTTCAGGGGTATGCAGCTCCTGACCATGCGACCATCAGTCGATTCAAGCAAAAATATCTGACCGATACCGTGATGGAACAGCTCTTCTTTCAACAAGTCGTATGGCTCTACGAACAAAAAGCCATTACCGGAGAAACACTCTATATCGATGGCACAAAAATCGAAGCATATGCCAATCGGTATTCTTTCGTATGGAAAAAGGCAATCACCAAACATGAAGCGAAGATGTACGCCAAATGGCAAGCCCTTCTGGAACAGATCAATACGACGTACTGTCAGCTCTTCACAAGCCCCTATGAGACGTTTTTAGAAGATTTGAAAAAAGTGCTTGTTTTCCTGGAGAAAATACAGGAAGAAGAGAACATCACGTTTGTATATGGCAAAGGGAAAAGAAAAAACGTCCTTCAACGTTACCATGAACAAGTAAAGGAAATGCTTCAGCGCAAAGAACAATATGATGCTTCCAACGAAATTATGGGAGAGAAACGAAACAGCTATTCCAAAACAGACCATGATGCCACGTTTATGCGGATGAAAGACGATCATATGCGGAATGGCCAACTCAAGCCAGCTTACAATGTCCAGGCTGCCGTGGATGCGGAATTTATCGTTGGGATCAATGCGTTTTCCGATCGAAACGACACGACAACATTGATTCCGATGCTTCAATATTTAAAGGAGCACCTTCCTTTTACGTATCGCCATATCGTCGCAGATTCTGGATATGAAAGCGAAGAAAATTATGTGTATTTAAAGAAGCAAGAACAGATGGCCTATATCAAGCCGCAAAATCATGAGCGCAAGAAAAAAGCTTCTTTCAAAAAAGATATCAAATATCGGGAAAACATGACTTATGACAAAGGCACAGATACCTATACCTGCGCCAATGACCAGCAATTACATGCCATTCGAAACTACACGCGAACCTCGCAGACAGGCTACCAATCTCAAGTAACGGTGTACGAAAGTGAAGACTGTACAGGGTGCCCGTTCAAAGAAAAATGTACGAAAGCCAAAGGGAATCGCCAACTGCATGTAGCCAAGGAATTTCTGGCTTACCGGGAAACCGCGCAAGAAAATATTCTAACAGAAACAGGCACACTGTACCGTATGAATCGTTCCATTCAAGTGGAAGGAACATTCGGCGTGTTGAAGGAAGATTATCAACTGAAAAAGTTTCGTACGCGAGGAACAGGGAATGTACGAAACGAGCTATTGATTCTGGCATTTGGTTATAATCTTAATAAAACACATACAAAAATCCAAGCTAATCGCCTGAATCTTTATTATCATCCATTAAAGACCGCTTAA
- a CDS encoding DUF5362 family protein gives MDHLAMDTVKRIATWGKIVGATSIIFGAISAIFSLDANPAGIFSGVVAIITGYLFYQTGVEASNIMSSSDVTVNHVNKLLSKYGTLLLTMGILTIASLVLMIPAIILLMM, from the coding sequence ATGGACCATTTAGCAATGGATACGGTGAAAAGAATTGCCACCTGGGGGAAAATTGTAGGGGCCACATCGATTATATTCGGTGCGATATCGGCTATTTTTAGTCTGGATGCTAATCCTGCCGGCATCTTTTCCGGCGTTGTTGCGATTATTACCGGCTATCTTTTTTATCAAACAGGCGTGGAGGCATCTAATATAATGTCTTCCAGCGATGTCACGGTGAATCATGTGAATAAATTATTGAGTAAATACGGGACATTATTATTAACTATGGGTATTTTAACCATTGCTTCATTGGTTTTAATGATTCCGGCAATTATTCTCTTAATGATGTAA
- a CDS encoding YhdT family protein, whose amino-acid sequence MERNVWTDQRYKTANREAWIGMGLVIFNFIWWYGFAYGLGSKSPEDYHYIFGFPAWFFFSCILGFIIMMILTVFVVKFFFKDMSLETEEEE is encoded by the coding sequence ATGGAAAGAAACGTATGGACAGATCAACGTTATAAGACGGCCAATCGGGAAGCGTGGATTGGTATGGGTCTTGTTATTTTTAATTTTATCTGGTGGTATGGTTTTGCTTACGGGCTGGGAAGTAAGTCTCCAGAAGATTATCATTACATTTTTGGATTTCCGGCGTGGTTTTTCTTCAGCTGCATTCTAGGCTTTATTATCATGATGATCTTAACGGTATTCGTGGTGAAATTCTTTTTTAAAGATATGTCTTTGGAAACAGAAGAGGAAGAATAG
- the panF gene encoding sodium/pantothenate symporter — MNWEAVVPLFLFIAIIFIIGIGAGKFVNRSDSFLQEYFLGGRSLGGFILAMTLVTTYGSASSFLSGPGTAYNEGLGWVLLSMTQLASGYFVLMILGKRFAIVTRKYKAVTIVDFLKERYQSKWVVILSAVSILIFLFSAMSAQWIGGARLVQSLTGISYFTALCIFSLAVIVYVVVGGFRAVAITDGIQGIIMFLGTLILLVAVIIAGGGVSQIMHDLTAENPNLITPFGADGSLTPAYVSSFWILVGVGVVALPQIAVRAMSYKNTKALHRGIIISTFVVGFIMLNMHLIGVFGRTVIPGIEVGDTVMPELAQAVLPGWVAGIVLAAPMAAIMTTVNSLLLMVSSTIVKDVYLNYVRPNASDKTIRTWSMGTTACIGIIVVIMSLQPPDLIIWLNLFSMGGLEAAFIWPIILGLYWKRGTRYGAIASMLTGVISYIIFETTYPQPFGMHSVVTSMVLALVAYVAGSLFIKKDAVAR, encoded by the coding sequence ATGAATTGGGAAGCGGTTGTACCATTATTTTTATTTATAGCGATTATTTTTATCATCGGGATTGGAGCAGGGAAATTTGTTAACCGTTCCGACTCCTTTTTACAGGAATATTTTCTGGGCGGAAGAAGCCTGGGTGGTTTTATTTTGGCGATGACGCTTGTCACGACGTATGGCAGTGCGAGCAGTTTTTTAAGTGGTCCGGGCACGGCCTATAACGAAGGGCTTGGCTGGGTGCTGCTATCGATGACACAGCTTGCTTCCGGTTATTTTGTATTAATGATATTAGGAAAACGTTTTGCGATTGTAACAAGAAAGTATAAGGCAGTTACGATTGTGGATTTTTTAAAGGAAAGATATCAATCCAAATGGGTGGTTATTCTTTCGGCAGTCAGTATTCTGATTTTCCTGTTCTCGGCGATGTCAGCTCAGTGGATCGGCGGGGCAAGACTGGTTCAATCGTTGACCGGGATATCGTATTTTACGGCGTTATGCATTTTTTCGCTAGCTGTTATCGTATATGTTGTCGTCGGCGGTTTTCGAGCTGTAGCAATCACAGACGGCATTCAAGGTATTATTATGTTTTTAGGAACGCTTATTTTACTTGTTGCCGTCATTATTGCAGGTGGCGGCGTTTCGCAAATTATGCATGATTTGACTGCAGAGAATCCCAATCTGATTACGCCATTTGGTGCAGATGGGAGCTTGACACCTGCTTATGTTTCTTCCTTCTGGATCCTAGTCGGCGTCGGTGTGGTCGCCTTGCCGCAAATTGCAGTTCGTGCGATGTCTTATAAAAATACAAAGGCGCTGCATCGCGGTATTATTATCAGTACGTTTGTGGTCGGTTTTATTATGTTAAATATGCATTTAATCGGTGTGTTTGGAAGAACTGTTATTCCTGGTATTGAAGTCGGGGATACAGTGATGCCGGAGTTGGCACAGGCTGTTCTGCCGGGATGGGTAGCAGGAATTGTTTTAGCTGCACCAATGGCAGCGATTATGACGACGGTGAATTCCTTGTTGTTGATGGTAAGTTCGACAATTGTAAAGGATGTTTATTTAAATTACGTGCGTCCAAATGCAAGTGATAAAACAATCCGTACATGGAGTATGGGTACAACTGCATGTATAGGGATAATTGTTGTTATCATGTCATTGCAGCCGCCGGATTTAATTATTTGGCTGAATTTATTTTCCATGGGCGGTTTAGAAGCTGCCTTTATCTGGCCGATTATTCTTGGTCTTTATTGGAAGAGAGGAACCAGGTATGGAGCGATTGCTTCGATGCTTACCGGTGTCATCAGTTATATTATCTTTGAAACAACCTACCCGCAGCCGTTTGGCATGCATTCTGTTGTCACTTCGATGGTGCTGGCTCTCGTTGCATATGTTGCAGGAAGTTTATTCATTAAAAAAGATGCAGTAGCAAGGTGA
- a CDS encoding hemerythrin domain-containing protein: MKKQRHDALKPLSHHHHHALVQAMALKQAGTEETDQSLGESFRSLVDYWEKDAVSHFRDEEEILLPLYDAYAEEPETELMKEMLFQHMQIRSLVYAIRENREDPYDKMHRLGELLEKNVRFEEREVFPVIEEAIPDKYLQRAYGAFHRDSYSGF; encoded by the coding sequence ATGAAAAAGCAGCGTCATGATGCATTGAAACCATTATCCCATCACCATCATCATGCATTGGTACAAGCGATGGCATTAAAGCAGGCTGGTACCGAAGAGACGGACCAATCTTTAGGGGAATCTTTCAGGAGCCTGGTTGACTATTGGGAAAAGGACGCAGTATCCCATTTTCGGGATGAAGAAGAAATTTTGCTGCCGCTTTATGATGCGTATGCGGAAGAACCGGAAACGGAGTTAATGAAAGAGATGCTTTTTCAGCATATGCAAATTCGCAGCCTTGTTTATGCTATTCGTGAAAACAGAGAAGATCCATATGATAAGATGCACCGTCTCGGGGAGCTATTAGAGAAAAATGTCCGGTTTGAAGAGAGAGAAGTATTTCCAGTTATAGAAGAAGCTATTCCGGATAAATATTTGCAGCGAGCCTACGGAGCATTTCATCGAGATTCTTACAGTGGTTTTTAA
- a CDS encoding GNAT family N-acetyltransferase, with the protein MGKGFSDLIVKRDSDFVEKIQITGFQPEDTEEMVDLFYTTVQTINRADYSKEAVAAWAPAEEQEYVCKEWKHSLLENQTYVAREEGKIIGFIDLRADGYLDRLYVHKDRQRMGVASALWMKAEKWAMQEGIPTIWTFSSITAKGFFERYGFQVMEPENVERNGVLLTRFHMKKMLVEG; encoded by the coding sequence TTGGGGAAAGGATTTTCCGATTTAATTGTAAAAAGGGATAGTGATTTTGTGGAGAAAATACAAATAACAGGATTTCAACCAGAAGATACAGAAGAAATGGTGGATTTATTTTATACTACTGTACAGACAATAAACCGTGCGGATTATAGTAAAGAAGCAGTTGCTGCTTGGGCTCCTGCAGAGGAACAGGAGTATGTATGCAAAGAATGGAAACATTCCCTTCTAGAAAATCAAACCTATGTTGCAAGGGAAGAAGGGAAGATTATCGGCTTTATTGATCTACGCGCCGACGGTTATTTAGACCGACTGTATGTACACAAAGACAGGCAGCGTATGGGCGTTGCTTCTGCTTTATGGATGAAGGCAGAGAAATGGGCGATGCAGGAAGGCATTCCGACAATCTGGACATTTTCAAGCATCACAGCAAAGGGATTTTTTGAAAGATATGGCTTTCAAGTAATGGAACCAGAAAATGTAGAACGAAACGGTGTTTTGCTGACACGGTTTCACATGAAAAAGATGCTGGTGGAAGGATGA